From a region of the Acidimicrobiales bacterium genome:
- a CDS encoding GNAT family N-acetyltransferase yields the protein MSDAPPPHWEFDVVLNDGGTVHIRPLLPGDREAYLRFFHGLSAETRYYRFFSPKSTLTDDEVTYFTTVDHADRVALAAFEGADMVAVARYDRLVEDGRPGPDAEVAFTIDDAHQGRGLGALMLEYLAAAGREHGVTRFVAETIPDNRRMLAVFHAAGYHSVNRFSGGMVEVEFRIDDTDDARAVVERREHRAEAASVRRILRPGSVVVIGDLSSPGSTGSVVATNLLDGGFEGPVRLVDPAARAGRSFAGREVLASLHDVDVDVELAIVTVAAPEAIGLVEACAAKGAQGLVVMSTGFRDAGAEGMRRERELLRAARRAGIRLVGPGSLGILDTEHRLFATTTAERPARGRVAMMSESAAVGAALLEWAAWRGVGVSSFVSAGDKADVSGNDLLQYWEEDPGTDVVLLYLESFGNPRKFARLARRVARTTPVVAVRPGRDPAVDALFRQAGVVRVESVPELFDVAALLVGPAPAGPRVAVVSGAHGPGLLALDAARAVGLEAAPVSSATVLPAPEVPTGRRAPVEGLVEVSPPTPERWAAALDAVLGDPGVDVVHVVTVSDDAPAAEQVAAEIEARIAAAAVPVVVSRLSPGLPPAALRGGSVRVFDTAHAASLALARTVDHAEWRRLADAVETSSGSLGDVGVDPGAARRVVDGALVAGDGVAELDEATAGALLAAYGIDLPRRAGRPDAVGVVPGAPLAVDIDHDESFGALLRLDLAASIRLSDAPVVRLAPLAVAEAEAMVAALGSGARGSDDASTAALVELLVRLGRLAADLPEVEHLCIDPLLVDAEGLLGVPAVHLRAVPPEPPDLVRRLRT from the coding sequence GTGAGCGACGCCCCGCCCCCGCACTGGGAGTTCGACGTCGTGTTGAACGACGGGGGGACGGTCCACATCCGTCCGCTGCTCCCCGGGGACCGGGAGGCGTACCTCCGGTTCTTCCACGGGCTGTCCGCCGAGACCCGCTACTACCGGTTCTTCAGCCCGAAGAGCACCCTCACCGACGACGAGGTCACCTACTTCACGACCGTCGACCACGCCGACCGGGTGGCGTTGGCGGCGTTCGAGGGGGCCGACATGGTGGCCGTGGCCCGCTACGACCGCCTCGTGGAGGACGGACGGCCGGGGCCCGACGCCGAAGTGGCGTTCACGATCGACGACGCCCACCAGGGTCGCGGGCTCGGTGCGCTGATGCTCGAGTACCTCGCCGCAGCGGGCCGGGAGCACGGGGTGACCCGCTTCGTCGCCGAGACCATCCCCGACAACCGCCGGATGCTCGCCGTGTTCCACGCCGCCGGGTACCACAGCGTCAATCGGTTCTCGGGGGGGATGGTCGAGGTCGAGTTCCGGATCGATGACACCGACGACGCCCGGGCGGTGGTGGAGCGACGGGAGCACCGTGCCGAGGCGGCGTCGGTCCGCCGGATCCTCCGGCCCGGGTCGGTGGTGGTCATCGGCGACCTGTCCTCGCCAGGCTCGACGGGCTCCGTGGTGGCGACGAACCTCCTCGACGGCGGGTTCGAGGGCCCGGTCCGCCTGGTCGATCCCGCAGCCCGCGCCGGTCGCTCCTTCGCGGGCCGGGAGGTCCTCGCGTCGCTCCACGACGTCGACGTCGACGTCGAGCTCGCGATCGTCACCGTCGCGGCACCCGAGGCGATCGGACTCGTCGAGGCCTGCGCGGCGAAGGGGGCGCAGGGCCTCGTCGTGATGTCGACCGGATTCCGTGACGCCGGAGCGGAGGGGATGCGTCGTGAGCGCGAGCTCCTGCGCGCCGCCCGGCGGGCGGGCATCCGCCTCGTCGGCCCCGGCTCGCTGGGGATCCTCGACACGGAACACCGCCTGTTCGCCACCACGACCGCGGAGCGTCCGGCTCGGGGGCGCGTCGCGATGATGAGCGAGTCCGCCGCCGTCGGAGCGGCCCTGCTCGAATGGGCGGCGTGGCGGGGGGTGGGGGTCTCGTCGTTCGTGTCCGCCGGCGACAAGGCCGACGTGAGCGGCAACGACCTCCTGCAGTACTGGGAGGAGGACCCCGGGACCGACGTCGTGCTTCTCTACCTGGAGAGCTTCGGCAACCCCCGCAAGTTCGCCCGCCTCGCCCGCCGGGTCGCCCGGACCACACCCGTCGTGGCCGTCCGTCCGGGTCGCGACCCCGCCGTCGACGCTCTCTTCCGGCAGGCCGGCGTCGTTCGGGTGGAGTCCGTCCCCGAGCTCTTCGACGTCGCGGCGCTGCTCGTCGGGCCGGCTCCGGCCGGACCGCGGGTGGCGGTGGTGTCGGGCGCGCACGGCCCCGGGTTGTTGGCCCTCGACGCCGCTCGGGCCGTCGGGCTCGAGGCGGCGCCGGTGTCCTCGGCCACGGTCCTCCCCGCCCCCGAGGTGCCCACCGGACGGCGAGCGCCCGTGGAGGGCTTGGTGGAGGTGTCACCTCCCACGCCGGAGCGCTGGGCGGCCGCCCTGGACGCGGTCCTCGGCGACCCCGGCGTGGACGTCGTCCACGTGGTGACGGTGAGCGACGACGCCCCGGCCGCCGAGCAGGTCGCGGCCGAGATCGAGGCCCGGATCGCTGCGGCGGCGGTGCCGGTGGTCGTCAGCCGTCTGTCGCCGGGCCTGCCGCCCGCGGCGTTGCGGGGCGGATCCGTGAGGGTGTTCGACACCGCGCACGCCGCGTCGCTGGCGCTCGCCCGCACCGTCGACCACGCCGAGTGGCGCCGCCTGGCGGACGCCGTCGAGACGTCGTCCGGGTCCCTCGGCGACGTCGGTGTCGACCCCGGGGCGGCACGCCGGGTCGTCGACGGGGCGTTGGTGGCGGGTGACGGTGTCGCCGAGCTCGACGAGGCGACAGCCGGGGCGTTGCTCGCCGCGTACGGCATCGACCTCCCTCGCCGGGCCGGTCGCCCCGACGCCGTCGGGGTGGTCCCGGGTGCGCCGTTGGCCGTCGACATCGACCACGACGAGTCGTTCGGGGCTCTGCTGCGCCTCGACCTGGCGGCCTCGATCCGGCTGTCCGACGCGCCCGTGGTGCGCCTCGCACCGCTCGCGGTCGCGGAGGCCGAGGCGATGGTGGCGGCGCTCGGGTCCGGCGCCCGCGGGAGCGACGACGCCTCTACTGCTGCGCTGGTCGAGCTGTTGGTGCGCCTGGGGCGCCTCGCCGCCGACCTCCCCGAGGTCGAGCACCTGTGCATCGACCCGCTCCTCGTCGACGCCGAGGGGCTCCTCGGGGTCCCGGCGGTCCACCTGCGCGCCGTCCCACCGGAGCCCCCCGATCTGGTGCGCCGGCTGCGCACCTGA
- a CDS encoding class I SAM-dependent methyltransferase: MGFYENQVLPRVIDVLCGNKKMEAVRAPVVEGLSGTVLEVGFGSGPNLGLYPPDVTRVLAVDPALVGRRLAEKRRARHPSPPVEYVGLDGAHLALPDDSVDHALSTWTMCTIPDLDSALAEIRRVLRPGGTLHFVEHGLSDDPTVARRQHRFEPMQKRFAGGCHLTRDIPERLRAAGYRVDRLQRFQLAGPKIQSSMWSGVAVPEASPG; encoded by the coding sequence GTGGGCTTCTACGAGAACCAGGTGCTGCCCCGGGTCATCGACGTCCTGTGCGGCAACAAGAAGATGGAGGCCGTCCGGGCACCGGTCGTGGAGGGACTGAGCGGCACGGTGCTCGAGGTCGGGTTCGGCTCCGGCCCGAACCTCGGTCTCTACCCCCCGGACGTGACCCGGGTCCTGGCCGTCGACCCGGCCCTGGTGGGGCGACGCCTCGCCGAGAAGCGGCGGGCACGGCACCCCTCACCCCCGGTCGAGTACGTCGGGCTCGACGGTGCCCACCTGGCGCTGCCCGACGACTCGGTCGACCACGCCCTGTCCACGTGGACCATGTGCACGATCCCCGACCTCGACAGCGCCCTGGCGGAGATCCGTCGGGTGCTGCGCCCCGGGGGGACGCTGCACTTCGTCGAGCACGGGCTCTCCGACGACCCCACCGTCGCCCGTCGCCAGCACCGGTTCGAGCCGATGCAGAAGCGCTTCGCGGGAGGGTGCCACCTCACCCGCGACATCCCCGAGCGCCTCCGGGCCGCGGGCTACCGCGTCGACCGGCTCCAGCGCTTCCAGCTCGCCGGGCCCAAGATCCAGTCCTCCATGTGGTCCGGTGTCGCGGTCCCCGAGGCGTCCCCCGGCTGA
- a CDS encoding ABC transporter substrate-binding protein — MGTSTSRQRCVRGFVGLLVAIVVALAVAGCTTSSGDGTAGPPTTLDLDQVLPVDPPPQLGGTLRVGLNAETDGWNPTSNQWAGSAYVVANAIFDRLAAIGADGEPAPYLALAIESDPAATTWTIRLRPAVEFHDGTPVDAAAVKANLDAHKASPLTASVFAPVERVEVVDPRTVQVVMNRPWATFDYVLAYQTGFVAAPSMLADPDGSRNPVGSGPFRFERWTPDATLETTANPVYWREGMPYLDGVEFRVLPDPSSRLTALTTGAVDVIETSDPASLIELSGAGAAGELQLFANPPEDTSVAMIALNTAAPPFDDPLARRIVATGTDRETASEVGYLGVFPPAEGPFDRSSPYFVETDFPTYDLEEARRLNEEYAARHGRGLAYTVHIPGTPEIRAVLEAAQARFAGIGVDMQIETMDQGRLVAAALNGDFEATGWIMFGQPTLDTAYVFIAGTTVRPVGQLSLNFVRNDDPVLTAALDASRAAPDDATRADAYRVVQERLAAELPYVYSVRQIAAVGTGADVRGLADWTFPNGDPGRRSATNLITAGAWFVP, encoded by the coding sequence GTGGGGACGAGCACGAGCCGACAGCGGTGCGTCCGGGGGTTCGTCGGTCTCCTCGTGGCGATCGTCGTGGCGCTCGCCGTCGCAGGGTGCACCACGTCGTCGGGTGACGGCACGGCCGGTCCGCCCACCACCCTCGACCTCGACCAGGTGCTCCCGGTGGACCCACCGCCGCAGCTCGGGGGCACGCTGCGCGTCGGGCTCAACGCGGAGACCGACGGGTGGAACCCGACCTCCAACCAGTGGGCCGGCTCGGCCTACGTCGTCGCCAACGCGATCTTCGACCGTCTGGCCGCCATCGGGGCCGACGGAGAGCCGGCGCCCTACCTGGCCCTGGCCATCGAGTCGGACCCGGCGGCCACCACGTGGACGATCCGGTTGCGGCCGGCGGTCGAGTTCCACGACGGCACGCCGGTCGACGCGGCCGCGGTGAAGGCCAACCTCGACGCCCACAAGGCGTCGCCCCTGACCGCCTCGGTGTTCGCGCCCGTCGAGCGCGTCGAGGTCGTCGACCCCCGCACGGTGCAGGTGGTCATGAACCGCCCGTGGGCCACGTTCGACTACGTCCTCGCCTACCAGACGGGCTTCGTCGCTGCGCCCAGCATGCTGGCCGACCCCGACGGGAGCCGGAACCCGGTGGGTTCGGGCCCCTTCCGGTTCGAGCGCTGGACACCGGACGCCACCCTCGAGACGACGGCCAACCCCGTCTACTGGCGAGAGGGGATGCCCTACCTCGACGGCGTCGAGTTCCGGGTCCTGCCCGACCCGTCGTCCCGGCTGACGGCGCTCACCACCGGTGCCGTCGACGTGATCGAGACCAGCGACCCGGCGTCGCTGATCGAGCTGTCCGGGGCGGGTGCCGCCGGCGAGCTCCAGCTGTTCGCCAACCCACCCGAGGACACGTCGGTCGCCATGATCGCCCTCAACACCGCGGCGCCGCCCTTCGATGACCCGCTCGCCCGGCGCATCGTCGCCACCGGCACCGACCGCGAGACGGCCTCCGAGGTCGGCTACCTCGGGGTCTTCCCCCCGGCGGAGGGGCCGTTCGACCGGTCGTCCCCCTACTTCGTCGAGACCGACTTCCCCACCTACGACCTGGAGGAGGCCCGGCGCCTGAACGAGGAGTACGCGGCGCGCCACGGGCGCGGGCTCGCCTACACCGTGCACATCCCCGGGACCCCGGAGATCCGGGCGGTGCTCGAGGCGGCTCAGGCGCGGTTCGCGGGCATCGGCGTCGACATGCAGATCGAGACGATGGACCAGGGCCGCCTCGTGGCCGCCGCGCTCAACGGCGACTTCGAGGCCACCGGGTGGATCATGTTCGGCCAGCCGACGCTCGACACGGCCTACGTCTTCATCGCCGGAACGACCGTGCGGCCCGTCGGACAGCTGTCGCTCAACTTCGTGCGCAACGACGATCCGGTGCTCACCGCCGCCCTCGACGCCAGCCGGGCCGCACCGGACGACGCGACGCGCGCCGATGCCTATCGGGTGGTGCAGGAGCGCCTCGCCGCCGAGCTCCCCTACGTGTACTCGGTACGCCAGATCGCGGCTGTGGGCACAGGCGCCGACGTGCGCGGCCTGGCCGACTGGACCTTCCCGAACGGCGACCCGGGGCGGCGCAGCGCCACGAACCTGATCACCGCGGGCGCCTGGTTCGTGCCGTGA
- the amrB gene encoding AmmeMemoRadiSam system protein B translates to MRPPAVAGLFYPGDPVALAAEVDEDLRVARRAGDAGDAAPGPPPKALVVPHAGYVYSGPVAASGYALLGGSAIERVVLLGPAHRVPVEGMAVPGVGGFATPLGVVPVDGDALRRALTCRGVVTDDDAHAEEHSLEVHLPFLQRVLGPDGWAVLPVVVGRTTDDAVAHLLDELWGGPETLVVVSTDLSHYHDAVTAARLDAATAGVIVAGDERRLDPSAACGAHPLRGLLVAARRHGLRVRLLDLRNSADTAGGPDRVVGYGAFAVG, encoded by the coding sequence GTGCGACCGCCCGCGGTCGCCGGGCTCTTCTACCCCGGGGACCCGGTCGCCCTGGCCGCCGAGGTCGACGAGGACCTGCGCGTCGCCCGTCGGGCGGGGGACGCCGGGGACGCCGCGCCGGGGCCGCCCCCCAAGGCGCTCGTCGTCCCCCATGCCGGCTACGTGTACTCCGGCCCGGTGGCCGCCTCCGGTTACGCGCTGCTCGGCGGATCGGCGATCGAACGCGTCGTGCTCCTCGGCCCCGCTCACCGGGTCCCCGTCGAGGGCATGGCCGTGCCCGGCGTGGGCGGGTTCGCCACCCCGCTGGGCGTGGTCCCGGTCGACGGCGATGCCCTCCGTCGGGCGCTGACCTGTCGAGGGGTCGTGACCGACGACGACGCCCACGCCGAGGAGCACAGCCTCGAGGTGCACCTCCCGTTCCTCCAGCGGGTGCTCGGGCCCGACGGCTGGGCCGTGCTGCCGGTGGTGGTCGGACGGACCACCGACGACGCCGTCGCCCATCTCCTCGACGAGCTCTGGGGCGGCCCGGAGACCCTGGTGGTCGTCAGCACCGACCTGAGCCACTACCACGACGCCGTCACCGCCGCCCGCCTCGACGCGGCGACGGCCGGGGTGATCGTGGCGGGGGACGAGCGGCGCCTCGACCCGTCCGCCGCCTGTGGTGCCCACCCGTTGCGGGGCCTGCTCGTCGCGGCGCGGCGCCACGGCCTGCGGGTGCGCCTCCTCGACCTGCGCAACTCGGCCGACACGGCCGGCGGACCCGATCGGGTCGTGGGGTACGGCGCGTTCGCCGTCGGATGA
- the gnd gene encoding decarboxylating 6-phosphogluconate dehydrogenase — MQLGMVGLGRMGANLVRRLVADGHTCVVYDVDAAATSALAAESDAVTGAADLDAFVAALDVPRAAWVMVPAAYAGGTVADLAARMGPGDIVIDGGNTYYRDDIDRAAALSPKGVHYVDVGTSGGVFGLERGFCLMIGGEDDVVARLDPIFRTIAPGAGTIDRTPGRTGEPTPEEMGYLHCGPVGAGHFVKMVHNGIEYGIMAAYAEGLNILRHAGVGTLDHEIDAETTPLRDPQYYRYDIDTTAVSEVWRRGSVIASWLLDLTAAALVDDPGLNSFAGRVSDSGEGRWTSLAAIDVGVPAHVLTAALFERFSSRGEADFADKVLSAMRKQFGGHDEKPAAPGT; from the coding sequence ATGCAGCTCGGAATGGTCGGTCTGGGGCGGATGGGCGCCAACCTCGTGCGGCGTCTCGTCGCCGACGGCCACACCTGCGTCGTCTACGACGTCGACGCCGCGGCCACCTCGGCGCTCGCCGCCGAGAGCGACGCCGTCACCGGGGCCGCGGATCTCGATGCCTTCGTCGCGGCGCTCGACGTCCCCCGGGCGGCCTGGGTGATGGTTCCCGCCGCCTACGCCGGGGGTACCGTCGCCGACCTCGCCGCCCGGATGGGCCCAGGCGACATCGTGATCGACGGCGGGAACACGTACTACCGCGACGACATCGACCGGGCTGCGGCGCTCTCGCCGAAGGGCGTGCACTACGTCGACGTGGGCACCAGCGGCGGGGTCTTCGGCCTCGAGCGGGGTTTCTGCCTCATGATCGGCGGAGAGGACGATGTCGTCGCCCGCCTCGACCCGATCTTCCGGACCATCGCCCCCGGTGCGGGGACCATCGACCGGACACCGGGCCGGACCGGCGAGCCGACGCCGGAGGAGATGGGCTACCTGCACTGCGGGCCGGTGGGGGCGGGCCACTTCGTCAAGATGGTCCACAACGGCATCGAGTACGGGATCATGGCCGCCTACGCGGAGGGGCTCAACATCCTGCGCCACGCCGGGGTGGGCACGCTCGACCACGAGATCGACGCCGAGACCACCCCGCTGCGCGACCCGCAGTACTACCGCTACGACATCGACACCACCGCGGTGAGCGAGGTGTGGCGGCGGGGCAGCGTCATCGCGTCGTGGCTCCTCGACCTCACCGCCGCAGCGCTCGTCGACGACCCGGGCCTCAACAGCTTCGCCGGCCGGGTGAGCGACTCCGGTGAGGGCCGTTGGACGTCGCTCGCCGCCATCGACGTCGGCGTGCCCGCTCACGTGCTCACCGCGGCGCTCTTCGAGCGCTTCAGCTCGCGGGGCGAAGCCGACTTCGCCGACAAGGTCCTCTCGGCCATGCGCAAGCAGTTCGGCGGGCACGACGAGAAGCCCGCCGCTCCCGGCACCTGA
- the pgi gene encoding glucose-6-phosphate isomerase: MTTPPAPVTESAEWAALVEHQSAMADVHLRQLFADDPDRAARYTHEVGDLHVDLAKHRVTDETMALLFALARRAGVEALRDDMFAGRPINVTEHRSVLHVALRAPRGTTVVDAEGTDVVPEVHEVLDRMAAFARRVRSGEWVGHTGRRIRAVVNVGIGGSDLGPRMAHEALLAHADPELIVRFVSNVDGSEFYELTKDLDPAETLFIIASKTFTTLETMTNARTARQWALEALGDDAAVARHFVAVSTNAEEVAAFGIDTVNMFGFWDWVGGRYSYDSAIGLSLMLAIGPEHFSEMLDGFRLVDEHFRSAPLEENLPVLLGLLGVWYSNFFGAETLAVLPYSHYLGHLTPYLQQLSMESNGKSVDRWGRPVTAGTGEIVWGQPGTNGQHAFYQLIHQGTRLIPCDVIGLAHAPHEVDGHQDVFMANFFAQPEALAFGRTAEEVAAEGVAPELVSARTFPGNRPSTSILLPALTPSTLGQLIALYEHKTFVQGAIWGINSFDQWGVELGKKLAQVIIPELTAPTEPDLAHDGSTSALIRRYRELRAGGSPGSGPSSNSSTV; this comes from the coding sequence ATGACCACCCCGCCCGCCCCTGTCACCGAGAGCGCCGAGTGGGCCGCCCTGGTCGAGCACCAGTCGGCCATGGCCGACGTCCACCTCCGGCAGCTCTTCGCCGACGACCCCGACCGGGCCGCCCGGTACACCCACGAGGTCGGCGACCTCCACGTCGACCTGGCCAAGCACCGGGTGACCGACGAGACCATGGCGCTGCTGTTCGCGCTCGCCCGCCGTGCGGGAGTGGAGGCCCTGCGCGACGACATGTTCGCCGGCCGCCCGATCAACGTCACCGAGCACCGTTCCGTCCTCCACGTGGCGCTGCGGGCCCCCCGGGGCACGACCGTCGTCGACGCCGAGGGCACCGACGTCGTCCCGGAGGTCCACGAGGTGCTCGACCGGATGGCCGCCTTCGCCCGTCGGGTCCGGTCGGGGGAGTGGGTCGGTCACACCGGCCGGCGGATCCGCGCAGTGGTGAACGTCGGCATCGGTGGCAGCGATCTCGGTCCGAGGATGGCTCACGAGGCACTGCTGGCCCATGCCGATCCCGAGCTCATCGTCCGATTCGTCTCGAACGTCGACGGCAGCGAGTTCTACGAGCTGACCAAGGACCTCGATCCGGCCGAGACCCTGTTCATCATCGCTTCGAAGACCTTCACCACCCTCGAGACCATGACCAACGCCCGCACCGCCCGCCAGTGGGCCCTCGAGGCGTTGGGCGACGACGCTGCCGTGGCCCGGCACTTCGTCGCCGTCTCGACGAACGCCGAGGAGGTCGCGGCGTTCGGCATCGACACCGTCAACATGTTCGGGTTCTGGGACTGGGTGGGTGGACGGTACAGCTACGACTCGGCCATTGGCCTCTCGCTCATGTTGGCCATCGGGCCCGAGCACTTCTCCGAGATGCTCGACGGCTTCCGCCTCGTCGACGAGCACTTCCGGTCCGCCCCGCTCGAGGAGAACCTGCCGGTGCTGCTCGGCCTGCTCGGCGTCTGGTACTCGAACTTCTTCGGTGCCGAGACGCTGGCCGTGCTGCCCTACAGCCACTATCTCGGGCACCTCACGCCCTACCTCCAGCAGCTCTCGATGGAGAGCAACGGCAAGTCCGTCGACCGTTGGGGTCGACCGGTCACGGCCGGAACCGGCGAGATCGTCTGGGGCCAGCCGGGTACCAACGGCCAGCACGCCTTCTACCAACTCATCCACCAGGGCACGCGGTTGATCCCCTGCGACGTGATCGGGCTGGCGCACGCCCCCCACGAGGTCGACGGCCACCAGGACGTGTTCATGGCCAACTTCTTCGCCCAGCCCGAGGCCCTCGCCTTCGGCCGCACCGCCGAGGAGGTCGCCGCCGAGGGTGTGGCCCCCGAGCTCGTCAGCGCCCGGACCTTCCCGGGCAACCGGCCCTCGACGTCGATCCTCCTGCCGGCCCTCACCCCCTCGACCCTCGGCCAGCTCATCGCGCTCTACGAGCACAAGACGTTCGTGCAGGGCGCGATCTGGGGGATCAACAGCTTCGACCAGTGGGGGGTCGAGCTGGGCAAGAAGCTCGCCCAGGTCATCATCCCGGAGCTCACCGCCCCGACCGAGCCCGATCTCGCCCACGATGGCTCGACGAGCGCGTTGATCCGGCGCTACCGAGAGTTGCGGGCCGGAGGCTCCCCGGGCTCCGGCCCGTCCTCGAACTCCTCGACCGTGTAG
- a CDS encoding aldose 1-epimerase: protein MAGRAAWALRAGPTRFVVVPALGLLGTSLRHGTHEYLDLGTGPERVLDGHTCGLPLLAPWANRLSADRYRVGGRTVELAGAPGLHREEHGLAIHGTMVGRTGWEVGRVTARRGSAVLVARFDAAADEEVMASFPFPHVLEVTYRLRPGVLAVTTRLSATGRTGVPVAFGWHPYFRLRGEAPGDLRVHVPTVDRLALDGRMLPTGGVTRQRASRRPLSPDGHDDAVRFASARRSFTLSGRRRALRISMDAGYPYGQVYSPAGSTVVALEPMTAAINALVTGGADIVGPGESFAATFRLSTT from the coding sequence GTGGCCGGTCGCGCGGCGTGGGCGCTGCGCGCCGGGCCCACCCGCTTCGTCGTCGTCCCGGCGCTCGGTCTGCTCGGTACCTCGTTGCGCCACGGCACCCACGAGTACCTCGACCTGGGGACCGGCCCGGAGCGGGTGCTGGACGGCCACACGTGCGGGCTCCCCCTCCTCGCCCCGTGGGCCAACCGCCTGAGCGCCGACCGCTACCGGGTCGGCGGCCGCACCGTCGAGCTCGCCGGCGCGCCCGGGCTGCACCGCGAGGAGCACGGACTGGCCATCCACGGCACGATGGTCGGCCGCACCGGATGGGAGGTCGGCCGCGTCACGGCGCGACGCGGCAGCGCCGTCCTCGTCGCCCGCTTCGACGCCGCCGCCGACGAGGAGGTCATGGCCTCGTTCCCGTTCCCCCACGTCCTCGAGGTCACCTACCGGCTGCGACCCGGCGTGCTGGCGGTCACCACCCGCCTCTCCGCCACCGGCCGCACCGGGGTGCCGGTCGCCTTCGGTTGGCATCCCTACTTCCGCCTCCGTGGCGAGGCTCCGGGTGACCTACGCGTCCACGTGCCCACCGTCGACCGCCTCGCACTCGACGGACGGATGCTCCCGACCGGAGGGGTCACGAGGCAACGGGCGTCACGCCGACCCCTGTCGCCCGACGGCCACGACGACGCCGTCCGCTTCGCGTCGGCGAGGCGGTCGTTCACCCTGTCCGGTCGTCGGCGCGCCCTGCGGATCTCGATGGACGCCGGCTACCCCTATGGTCAGGTCTACTCACCGGCCGGTTCGACGGTCGTGGCCCTCGAACCGATGACGGCGGCCATCAACGCGCTGGTGACCGGCGGGGCCGACATCGTCGGGCCCGGCGAGTCGTTCGCCGCGACGTTCCGCCTGAGCACGACCTGA
- the amrA gene encoding AmmeMemoRadiSam system protein A yields the protein MNDAGGRELGPDERRWLLDLARRTVAEGLAGRSPDELDPSTVPPPLATPGAAFVTLRRDGRLLGCIGSISPHRSLADDVAAHAYDAAFRDPRLPAVTDADAAAMTVEISVLGPLERLPVRSRRELAAALRPGVDGLWITSREGRGTFLPSVWAQTDGVDDFLDRLWAKAGLRDRRWPPDLEIDRYTVEEFEDGPEPGEPPARNSR from the coding sequence ATGAACGACGCCGGCGGTCGCGAGCTGGGCCCCGACGAGAGGCGGTGGCTGCTCGACCTGGCCCGCCGCACCGTCGCCGAGGGGCTCGCCGGCCGCTCCCCGGACGAACTGGACCCGTCGACGGTGCCGCCGCCCCTTGCGACACCGGGCGCGGCCTTCGTCACCCTGCGTCGCGACGGCCGGCTCCTCGGCTGCATCGGCTCCATCTCCCCCCACCGTTCGCTGGCCGACGACGTGGCCGCCCACGCCTACGACGCGGCGTTCCGCGACCCCCGCCTGCCCGCCGTCACCGACGCCGACGCCGCGGCGATGACCGTCGAGATCTCGGTCCTCGGACCCCTCGAACGGCTCCCCGTGCGCTCGCGCCGCGAGCTGGCCGCGGCGCTGCGCCCGGGCGTCGACGGGCTCTGGATCACCAGCCGGGAGGGTCGGGGAACGTTCCTGCCGTCGGTCTGGGCCCAGACCGACGGGGTCGACGACTTCCTCGACCGCCTCTGGGCCAAGGCCGGCCTCCGCGACAGGCGGTGGCCCCCCGACCTCGAGATCGACCGCTACACGGTCGAGGAGTTCGAGGACGGGCCGGAGCCCGGGGAGCCTCCGGCCCGCAACTCTCGGTAG